Within Gilvibacter sp. SZ-19, the genomic segment GAATTATTGCCGTAACTCTTATCCGCGCATCCATGCCCTCTACACCAGAGAGTAATCCGCTAACATCAATGGACTCCGAATAATTAACACTCAATAGACCGGAACCAATAAAGCTGTCTGTCCAGATATTAGATAAGGGTGTGCCATCCATTCTGTAAACGTCAATACGCAATTCACGAGGTGCGGTAATTGGGCTTCCTAAACTAAAATCGAACTCCGCAGTAAAATCAAATGAAAAAGTTGCAGCCACAATGGTGCTCGGAATACTTACAACCTGCTCTAATATCCATTCGGTATTGTCAATATTAGAGTCGAAAGAGGTAAATGCCGCAAAAGCTCCGTCCGAGGGCAATATGTCTGTAAGACAACAACAAAGATCTACGGAATCTGACTGTATCCGCCAATTTTCATTACAGGTGAATGGGCCTGCGTCTACGCCATTAACAGCATCGATGGTCCAGGGAGCTGCGGTCCCGTCCTCAAAACTGCCATTGCTTAATAATTCAACTTGCGCTGTTGAAAGGTTTACAGCTGCCATTGCAGCCAAGAGAAGTAGTGCTTTTTTCATAGTATCTCAAGATTGGTTATTACTAACTAGTCTCAAGATATTAAAAAGGTTGCTTATAAAACAGTTAATCTAAAATTGCAGCAACTCCAGGCAGCGTTTTACCCTCTAGCATTTCTAGCATTGCGCCTCCGCCAGTAGAGACGTAGCTCATGCCTTCTGCCAAACCGAATTGCTTGGCTGCCGCCACAGAATCTCCCCCGCCAACAAGAGAAAAGGCCCCATTTTCAGTGGCCGCGACTATGGCCTCTCCAAGAGAAATAGTGCCATTTGCAAAGCTTTCCATTTCAAAAACTCCAACCGGCCCGTTCCAAAGTATGGTTTTAGATTGAGACACTACTTTAGCAAAGGCTTCGCGTGTATCAGGACCTGCATCTAAGCCCATCCAGTTGTATGGAATTTCATTGATAGGACACACCTGAGTGTTGGCGTCGTTTGCAAATCCATCCGCAGCTAATACATCCGTAGGCAAATGAACCTGAACCCCTTTGGCTTCTGCTTGTTTTAGAATATCTAGAGCGAGTTCCATTTTGTCGTCTTCTACCAAAGAATCTCCAATAGAACCTCCTTGTGCTTTGATGAAGGTAAAGGTCATTCCCCCACCGATGATCAGGTGGTCAACCTTGTCTAAAATATTTTCGATGATGGTGATTTTTGACGATACTTTTGCCCCTCCTAAAATAGCTGTTACCGGCTTTTCTGAATTGTTTAAAACCTTGTCTACACTGGCTATTTCCTTGGCCAAAAGGAGCCCAAAACACTTGTGATCTGGAAAGAATTGCGCAATTACCGCTGTAGACGCGTGTGCTCTGTGCGCAGTTCCGAAAGCATCATTTACGTAGACATCTCCCAAGCTGGCTAATGCT encodes:
- a CDS encoding T9SS type A sorting domain-containing protein; this translates as MKKALLLLAAMAAVNLSTAQVELLSNGSFEDGTAAPWTIDAVNGVDAGPFTCNENWRIQSDSVDLCCCLTDILPSDGAFAAFTSFDSNIDNTEWILEQVVSIPSTIVAATFSFDFTAEFDFSLGSPITAPRELRIDVYRMDGTPLSNIWTDSFIGSGLLSVNYSESIDVSGLLSGVEGMDARIRVTAIIPEPGTGPGKTMIDNMSFIVDDGLNVDEFDLENGLTISPNPSQGEFTLDYQGREQLQSAIIYDITGKQVASFDLSGSAGPKALSANLPSGMYLLQVVSDSSSATRKLIIR
- the pgk gene encoding phosphoglycerate kinase, which codes for MKTLADIDFSNKKAVIRVDFNVPLNDEFQVTDTTRIEAAKPTIIEILEAGGSCILMSHLGRPKGCQEEFSLKHIVGTASDLLGVNVKFVDDCVGSAAEAAAAELEPGEILLLENLRYHPEETAGDEAFAKALASLGDVYVNDAFGTAHRAHASTAVIAQFFPDHKCFGLLLAKEIASVDKVLNNSEKPVTAILGGAKVSSKITIIENILDKVDHLIIGGGMTFTFIKAQGGSIGDSLVEDDKMELALDILKQAEAKGVQVHLPTDVLAADGFANDANTQVCPINEIPYNWMGLDAGPDTREAFAKVVSQSKTILWNGPVGVFEMESFANGTISLGEAIVAATENGAFSLVGGGDSVAAAKQFGLAEGMSYVSTGGGAMLEMLEGKTLPGVAAILD